From the Perognathus longimembris pacificus isolate PPM17 chromosome 9, ASM2315922v1, whole genome shotgun sequence genome, one window contains:
- the Amd1 gene encoding S-adenosylmethionine decarboxylase proenzyme encodes MEAAHFFEGTEKLLEVWFSRQQPDANQGSGDLRTIPRSEWDVLLKDVQCSIISVTKTDKQEAYVLSESSMFVSKRRFILKTCGTTLLLKALVPLLKLARDYSGFDSIQSFFYSRKNFMKPSHQGYPHRNFQEEIEFLNAIFPNGAAYCMGRMNSDCWYLYTLDFPESRVISQPDQTLEILMSELDPAVMDQFYMKDGVTAKDVTRESGIRDLIPGSVIDATLFNPCGYSMNGMKSDGTYWTIHITPEPEFSYVSFETNLSQTSYDDLIRKVVEVFKPGKFVTTLFVNQSSKCRTVLSSPQKIEGFKRLDCQSAMFNDYNFVFTSFAKKQQQQQS; translated from the exons ATGGAAGCTGCACATTTTTTCGAAGGGACCGAGAAGCTGCTGGAGGTTTGGTTCTCCCGGCAGCAGCCCGACGCAAACCAAGGATCTGGGGATCTTCGCACTATCCCTAG ATCAGAATGGGATGTACTTTTGAAGGATGTGCAATGTTCAATCATAAGTGTGACAAAAACTGACAAGCAGGAAGCTTATGTACTCAG TGAGAGTAGCATGTTTGTCTCCAAGAGACGTTTCATTTTGAAGACATGTGGTACCACCCTCTTGCTGAAAGCACTGGTTCCCCTGTTGAAGCTTGCTAGGGATTACAGTGGGTTTGACTCAATTCAA AGCTTCTTTTATTCTCGTAAGAATTTCATGAAGCCGTCTCACCAAGGATACCCACACCGGAATTTCCAGGAAGAAATAGAGTTTCTTAATGCAATTTTCCCAA ATGGAGCAGCATATTGTATGGGACGGATGAATTCTGACTGTTG GTACTTGTATACTTTGGATTTCCCAGAGAGTCGGGTAATCAGCCAGCCAGATCAAACCCTGGAAATTTTGATGAGTGAGCTTGACCCAGCAGTTATGGACCAGTTCTACATGAAAGATGGTGTTACTGCAAAGGATGTCACTCGT GAGAGTGGAATTCGTGACCTGATACCAGGTTCTGTCATTGATGCCACACTGTTCAATCCTTGTGGGTATTCAATGAATGGAATGAAATCAGAT GGAACTTATTGGACTATTCACATCACTCCAGAACCAGAATTTTCTTATGTTAGCTTTGAAACAAACTTAAGTCAGACCTCCTATGATGACCTGATCAGGAAAGTTGTGGAAGTCTTCAAGCCAGGAAAATTTGTGACCACCTTATTTGTTAATCAG AGTTCTAAATGTCGCACTGTGCTTTCTTCTCCTCAGAAGATTGAAGGCTTCAAACGTCTTGATTGCCAGAGTGCTATGTTCAATGattacaattttgtttttaccagttttgctaaaaagcagcaacaacagcagagttga